The Azospirillum brasilense genome window below encodes:
- a CDS encoding ligase-associated DNA damage response exonuclease yields MKVCPEGLYVEPGGFYVDPLRPVDRAVVTHGHSDHARPGHAHVLATAGTLAIMRQRLGEGAGAATQTLDYGEAIRIGDVTVRLVPAGHVLGSAQVVLEHAGTRVVVSGDYKRRFDRTCAPFEPVPCDVFITEATFGLPVFRHPPDLGEIDKLLHSLSIFPERSHVVGAYALGKCQRVISLLRAAGYDRPIYLHGALEPICKLYEGFGVPLGELRPATVAAKEELKGALVLAPPGAVADRWARRLTDPVVAMASGWMRVRQRARQRGVELPLVISDHADWDELVQTLDEVAAPEVWVTHGREEALVHHATQRGIRARALALVGFEEEGA; encoded by the coding sequence ATGAAGGTCTGCCCCGAGGGACTCTATGTGGAGCCCGGCGGCTTCTACGTGGACCCGCTGCGTCCGGTGGACCGCGCCGTGGTGACCCACGGCCATTCCGACCACGCCCGGCCCGGCCACGCCCATGTGCTCGCCACCGCCGGGACGCTCGCCATCATGCGGCAAAGGCTGGGCGAGGGGGCGGGGGCGGCGACGCAGACGCTCGACTATGGCGAGGCGATCCGCATCGGCGACGTGACGGTGCGTCTGGTGCCCGCCGGCCATGTGCTGGGCAGCGCGCAGGTGGTGCTGGAGCATGCGGGCACGCGGGTGGTGGTGTCCGGCGATTACAAGCGGCGCTTCGACCGCACTTGCGCCCCATTCGAGCCGGTGCCCTGCGACGTCTTCATCACCGAGGCGACCTTCGGCCTGCCGGTCTTCCGCCATCCGCCGGACCTGGGGGAGATCGACAAGCTGCTGCACTCGTTGTCGATCTTTCCGGAGCGCAGCCATGTCGTCGGGGCCTACGCGCTGGGCAAATGCCAGCGGGTGATCTCCCTGCTGCGCGCCGCGGGCTACGACCGGCCGATCTATCTGCACGGCGCGCTGGAGCCGATCTGCAAACTCTATGAGGGCTTCGGCGTGCCTCTGGGCGAGCTTCGCCCGGCCACCGTTGCGGCCAAGGAGGAGCTGAAGGGCGCCCTGGTGCTGGCCCCGCCCGGCGCGGTGGCCGACCGCTGGGCACGCCGGCTGACCGACCCGGTGGTGGCGATGGCCTCCGGCTGGATGCGTGTCCGCCAGCGGGCGCGCCAGCGCGGCGTGGAACTGCCCCTGGTCATTTCCGACCACGCCGATTGGGACGAGCTGGTCCAGACGCTCGACGAGGTCGCCGCGCCCGAGGTCTGGGTGA